In Candidatus Defluviilinea proxima, a single genomic region encodes these proteins:
- the trxA gene encoding thioredoxin, producing MADMLKVDEGTFQNEVLDANEPVLVDFSAVWCQPCKMLDPVVKQLAGEWDGKVKVVKIDADENPNLVMQYGVMGIPTLLFIKGGEVKERVTGFMPREKLIAKFSPHFN from the coding sequence ATGGCAGATATGCTTAAAGTAGATGAAGGAACATTTCAAAACGAAGTGTTGGACGCCAACGAACCCGTGCTTGTAGATTTTAGTGCGGTCTGGTGCCAGCCCTGCAAAATGCTCGACCCCGTCGTCAAACAACTGGCTGGCGAATGGGATGGCAAGGTCAAGGTTGTAAAGATCGATGCCGATGAAAACCCCAACCTCGTCATGCAATATGGCGTAATGGGTATCCCCACCCTGTTGTTCATAAAGGGCGGCGAGGTCAAGGAACGCGTCACTGGCTTTATGCCCCGGGAAAAACTGATCGCAAAGTTCAGTCCCCACTTCAATTAG
- the surE gene encoding 5'/3'-nucleotidase SurE, producing the protein MKKPQILLTNDDGIRSPGLWAAAASLSELGYVTVTAPREQSSGMGRSLPNTSDGIIHLEQMQVNGQEWSVYGVGGSPAQSVLYGVLEVLKFKPDLVVSGINYGENVASGITISGTVGAAMEAASLGIPALAVSLETDSKYHLSYSNDVNFSVAAKFAVQIGRLLLEKKFPEDVNLLKVDVPWDATVETPWQLTRISHQRYYEPTAPNRTSWAEPAAIGYREAGRLTDEPEDTDVYVLRKKRWVSVTPLSLDMTSRVDFKELDRLMRNS; encoded by the coding sequence ATGAAAAAACCACAAATTCTTTTGACAAATGATGATGGGATTCGTTCTCCCGGTTTATGGGCCGCCGCTGCTTCTCTTTCAGAACTTGGGTATGTGACTGTCACTGCGCCTCGCGAACAATCCTCGGGTATGGGACGTAGCTTGCCGAATACGTCAGATGGGATCATTCACTTGGAACAGATGCAGGTCAATGGTCAGGAATGGAGCGTGTATGGAGTCGGAGGAAGTCCAGCACAATCAGTCCTGTATGGGGTGTTGGAAGTCCTGAAGTTCAAGCCAGATCTGGTTGTTTCGGGAATTAATTATGGCGAGAATGTTGCTTCAGGGATCACCATCTCAGGGACGGTGGGGGCGGCGATGGAAGCGGCGTCACTGGGAATCCCTGCTTTGGCAGTATCGTTAGAGACTGATTCGAAGTATCACCTTTCCTATTCTAATGATGTGAATTTTTCAGTTGCGGCAAAATTTGCTGTTCAAATTGGACGTCTTTTACTAGAGAAGAAGTTTCCTGAAGACGTGAATCTGTTGAAGGTGGATGTTCCCTGGGATGCCACGGTCGAAACACCCTGGCAGTTGACTCGCATTTCTCATCAACGTTACTACGAGCCGACCGCTCCCAATCGAACATCGTGGGCTGAGCCTGCGGCGATCGGATATCGCGAAGCTGGCAGGTTGACAGATGAGCCTGAAGATACGGATGTGTATGTTCTGCGGAAGAAGCGTTGGGTGTCTGTTACACCTTTGAGTCTGGATATGACATCTCGCGTGGACTTCAAAGAGTTGGATAGGTTAATGCGAAACAGTTAA
- a CDS encoding HD domain-containing protein has protein sequence MEMRQKIGEPIPTFADLLLITDGYGLILDCQFSDSSAYFDFSEQIKNRTLQDILSPSVNEKLTQFVSQLHQKTNPASFELALTINGREYWFDTRVAEISASRFVMSARDITKYKQTEIRMERQLQRISALRSIDFAIASGLDLNLLLSILLDRITETLHVDASDILLLDSKLNELTFAAGKGFTTNVLQYTRLKLGQGCAGHVALDRKMIGISDLAVTKTEFEQAPLFSSEQFIVYYGVPLVAKGRVLGVLEVFHRSYLNPDEDWLDFLNIIAEQAAIAIDSTLMFRDLQRSNFELSLAYNATIDAWSRTLDLRDSDTEGHTRRVTDITIKFATVVGVRHADLIHVRHGATLHDIGKVAIPDRILFKPGPLNQDEWAIMRQHPKYAVDLLSPIKYLEPAMDIPHWHHERWDGAGYPDQLRGEDIPFNARLFSLVDVYDALTSDRPYRSAWSKKDTLQYIEGQSGKLS, from the coding sequence ATGGAAATGAGGCAAAAGATTGGAGAACCCATTCCAACTTTTGCTGACTTGCTTCTTATAACAGACGGATATGGATTGATACTTGATTGTCAGTTCAGTGACTCGTCTGCCTATTTTGATTTTTCCGAACAGATCAAAAATAGAACGTTGCAAGATATTCTATCTCCGTCTGTGAATGAAAAACTGACCCAATTCGTTTCTCAACTACACCAAAAAACAAACCCCGCCTCTTTTGAACTTGCACTAACGATCAATGGGCGTGAATACTGGTTCGATACACGCGTAGCAGAGATATCTGCGTCAAGATTTGTCATGTCTGCTCGTGATATTACAAAATATAAGCAAACCGAGATCAGGATGGAGCGACAACTCCAACGCATCTCCGCGCTCCGTTCCATTGACTTTGCCATCGCCTCTGGTCTGGATTTGAACCTGCTTCTGTCCATTTTGCTTGATCGCATCACTGAGACCTTACATGTGGATGCGTCTGACATTCTACTGCTTGACTCAAAGCTAAATGAATTGACGTTCGCGGCAGGCAAAGGCTTTACTACCAATGTTTTACAATATACTCGCCTAAAATTGGGCCAGGGATGTGCAGGTCATGTGGCGTTGGATCGCAAAATGATCGGTATTTCAGACCTTGCCGTGACCAAGACAGAATTCGAACAAGCCCCATTGTTTTCCAGCGAACAATTTATTGTTTACTATGGCGTGCCTCTTGTGGCAAAGGGACGGGTACTTGGGGTTCTGGAAGTATTCCACCGTTCTTATCTTAATCCCGATGAAGATTGGCTTGATTTTCTGAACATCATTGCAGAGCAGGCCGCCATTGCAATAGACAGCACCTTGATGTTCAGGGATTTACAACGCTCGAACTTTGAATTGAGTCTGGCCTATAATGCCACGATCGATGCGTGGTCCCGCACACTGGACCTGCGTGACAGCGATACAGAAGGTCATACCCGGCGAGTAACGGATATCACGATCAAGTTCGCAACAGTTGTCGGTGTCCGTCACGCGGACTTGATTCACGTTCGGCACGGCGCAACCCTTCATGATATTGGCAAGGTTGCCATCCCTGATCGTATTTTGTTCAAGCCTGGGCCGCTGAATCAGGATGAATGGGCTATCATGCGCCAACACCCCAAATACGCTGTTGACTTGCTCTCGCCGATCAAATATCTTGAGCCTGCCATGGATATTCCTCATTGGCATCATGAGCGCTGGGACGGGGCAGGTTATCCAGATCAACTTAGGGGAGAAGATATTCCTTTTAACGCAAGATTGTTTTCACTAGTGGATGTCTATGATGCTCTGACATCAGATCGACCATATCGCAGTGCCTGGTCTAAAAAGGACACGCTTCAATATATTGAAGGTCAGTCTGGTAAACTCTCTTGA
- a CDS encoding tetratricopeptide repeat protein, producing the protein MPQPIPISKTKIVIPNRRPELLSRSRLLESLTSLLDNKLILISAPAGYGKTSLMIDLAHHVKMPVCWLSLDLLDRDPQRFIAYLIASLAERFPNVGGTSRVQLNQLKSIEKDAEALLVTLTNEIYDHVEEDFLLIIDDYHLLDDVPVISALVNRFLELVMENCHIILSSRTLPSLANVTIMVAREQVAGLSHAELEFLPREVQALYAQNFHQHLSDEAAQEFVTQTGGWITGMVLSNLPDLPRISGVDTFAYLGQQVLAQQPQHIREFLMRTSLPEEFNAEFCEIVLGPLHSDRPSWYDLMGFILEKNLFVLPLDQDGRWLRYHPLLREFLQTRLKEERPHEVRPILERMVTAYEKAGEWEKAYFTCKQLNDVEALADVVERAGTPMLLRAFVTLEGWLNSLPPAMLQTRPGLISLRGPIMAVKGNLSESKELLDKAVYIYRKQKNMTGLILALVRRANTLRFFGDYTASLTDVQEALSLTVSDISLQLYYAEALRIKGLDLYRLGESRQAVESLEHSLSLFSAMNEPGRISILLMETGMVHGAVGDTESARNSYQRALKLKQAENDFYTQAEILNNLAVLYHQIGEYELASETFEAGLVNARKSRNHRAESLILAGLGDLYGEVGEFDAALQAYTQAELAIENLPGLFITNYLVVAKGNLALAQGNIDGAAQILKAFRKKMKVNQSSYERGLWELFEGRYYLLKDEPRKAIVLLKECRESFARDGRDLELQLSMLWLTVAYEQAGDRARARALFQELLSINSMPDHALLVMLCQTVSWLKDLQSDTVVGRQLGGWLEKSQRLNTKLPAIRRMLRRNASFVQVQSAGLVVRAFGNPEISVNGTVLQMSDWRTQSVRDLFLYFLYRQDAVTKEQVGATLWPETRDTQSLKARFKNEIYRLRRAAGRDVIVFDDEYYRFNYQMDYEYDVEGFDSHIQRSRKSSDVKARIEHLQKAVDLVHGPYLADVASDWPIHERERLKQAYSSALEELASLCLNTNQLDRCLALCQTAINQNRYHEMIYQIEMRVYAVRGDRPAIARCYKAYKDAMHDLGIPSSGETDQLYRELTG; encoded by the coding sequence CAGCGCCAGCGGGGTATGGTAAGACATCGCTGATGATCGATCTGGCACATCATGTGAAAATGCCGGTCTGTTGGCTTTCGCTTGACCTGCTCGACCGTGACCCCCAAAGATTTATTGCCTACTTAATTGCATCGCTGGCCGAACGGTTCCCCAATGTCGGGGGAACATCTCGCGTCCAGTTGAATCAGCTCAAATCCATAGAAAAAGACGCGGAGGCGCTTCTCGTCACGCTTACGAACGAGATTTATGACCATGTCGAAGAAGATTTCCTTCTGATCATTGACGATTATCATTTGTTGGATGATGTGCCGGTCATCTCTGCATTGGTCAACCGGTTCCTTGAACTGGTCATGGAGAACTGTCACATTATTCTTTCTTCGCGCACTCTGCCGTCGCTTGCGAATGTGACCATTATGGTCGCACGTGAGCAAGTCGCCGGGCTTAGCCATGCTGAGCTTGAATTTCTGCCGCGTGAAGTGCAGGCATTGTACGCGCAGAATTTCCATCAGCACCTTTCCGATGAAGCCGCTCAAGAGTTCGTCACGCAAACAGGTGGATGGATCACCGGTATGGTCCTTTCCAATTTACCGGACCTACCTCGCATTTCGGGCGTTGATACCTTCGCTTATCTTGGTCAACAGGTGCTAGCTCAACAACCTCAGCATATCCGCGAGTTTCTTATGCGGACATCTCTGCCGGAGGAATTCAACGCTGAGTTTTGTGAAATCGTCCTCGGCCCGCTTCACTCCGACCGTCCAAGCTGGTACGACCTCATGGGCTTTATCCTTGAAAAAAATCTATTCGTCCTTCCTCTCGATCAGGATGGGCGTTGGCTTCGGTATCATCCACTTCTTCGTGAGTTTCTCCAAACCCGATTGAAAGAAGAGCGCCCTCACGAAGTGCGCCCTATTCTCGAGCGCATGGTCACTGCTTATGAAAAAGCAGGCGAATGGGAAAAGGCCTACTTTACCTGCAAACAATTGAACGATGTGGAAGCCCTTGCAGATGTTGTGGAACGGGCTGGCACGCCAATGCTTCTTAGAGCATTCGTTACATTGGAAGGTTGGCTCAATAGTTTGCCTCCCGCCATGCTCCAAACCCGCCCTGGCTTAATCTCATTGCGCGGCCCGATCATGGCGGTCAAGGGAAACTTGTCAGAATCGAAAGAGTTGCTCGATAAGGCCGTATATATATATCGCAAACAAAAGAATATGACTGGGTTAATACTGGCTTTGGTCCGTCGTGCGAACACACTACGTTTCTTTGGAGACTATACGGCTTCATTGACTGATGTTCAAGAAGCCCTAAGTCTGACCGTCTCTGATATCTCATTGCAGCTCTATTATGCCGAGGCACTCCGTATCAAAGGTTTGGACTTGTATCGTTTGGGCGAATCAAGACAGGCAGTTGAATCGCTGGAGCATTCCCTTTCGCTGTTTTCTGCCATGAATGAACCAGGCAGAATATCTATCTTGTTGATGGAAACCGGTATGGTTCATGGTGCAGTGGGGGATACTGAGTCTGCTCGAAATTCTTATCAAAGGGCCCTCAAACTAAAACAAGCAGAGAATGATTTTTACACTCAGGCTGAAATTTTAAATAATTTGGCAGTGTTATATCACCAGATCGGTGAATATGAACTTGCTTCTGAAACATTTGAGGCCGGGTTGGTGAATGCACGGAAAAGCCGCAATCATCGTGCTGAATCCTTGATCTTGGCCGGATTGGGGGATTTATATGGTGAGGTTGGAGAGTTCGATGCAGCATTGCAGGCTTACACTCAGGCTGAATTAGCGATCGAAAACCTCCCCGGTCTCTTTATTACAAATTATCTTGTAGTCGCGAAAGGGAATCTGGCCCTGGCGCAGGGAAATATCGATGGCGCCGCTCAGATATTAAAAGCATTTCGAAAGAAGATGAAGGTTAACCAATCATCATATGAACGTGGTTTATGGGAATTGTTTGAAGGCAGGTATTATCTGTTGAAAGATGAGCCTCGCAAAGCGATTGTCCTGTTAAAGGAATGTAGAGAGTCCTTTGCGCGCGATGGAAGAGATCTGGAATTGCAATTAAGTATGCTTTGGCTCACTGTTGCGTATGAACAAGCCGGAGACCGTGCCCGTGCCCGCGCACTATTTCAGGAGCTTCTTTCTATAAATTCAATGCCCGACCATGCATTGCTCGTGATGCTTTGTCAGACTGTAAGTTGGCTGAAAGATTTACAGAGCGATACTGTAGTTGGCCGTCAATTGGGTGGTTGGCTGGAAAAATCCCAGCGGTTGAATACAAAACTACCAGCTATTCGAAGGATGTTACGTCGTAATGCCAGTTTTGTCCAAGTACAGTCTGCGGGTCTGGTTGTACGTGCCTTTGGAAACCCAGAAATAAGTGTCAATGGTACGGTGCTTCAAATGTCCGATTGGCGCACTCAATCGGTGCGGGATTTATTCCTCTATTTTCTTTACAGACAGGATGCGGTTACCAAGGAACAGGTTGGGGCTACTCTTTGGCCCGAAACACGCGATACCCAATCATTAAAGGCACGCTTCAAGAACGAGATCTATCGTTTGCGGCGTGCTGCTGGGCGTGATGTGATCGTCTTTGATGATGAGTATTATCGCTTTAACTATCAAATGGATTACGAGTACGATGTGGAAGGATTCGATTCTCATATTCAACGTTCGCGTAAATCATCTGATGTGAAAGCACGGATCGAACACCTCCAGAAAGCTGTGGATCTGGTCCATGGCCCTTATCTGGCCGATGTGGCTTCTGACTGGCCTATCCATGAGCGAGAGAGATTGAAACAGGCATATTCATCGGCTCTTGAGGAGCTTGCATCTCTCTGCCTGAACACCAACCAATTGGATCGGTGTTTAGCTTTGTGCCAGACTGCCATTAACCAGAATCGCTATCACGAAATGATCTACCAGATCGAAATGCGTGTGTATGCCGTACGGGGAGATCGGCCGGCAATCGCGCGATGTTATAAGGCATATAAAGACGCGATGCACGATTTGGGTATCCCCTCTTCCGGAGAGACCGACCAACTGTACCGAGAATTGACCGGGTAA